CTGGGCGAAGAAGTTCGGGCCGACCATGCTGCCGAAGTTCATCCGGACCTCCGGGCTCACACGGAACACCTTGCCCGAAGTCGTGTTGTCCGGCGTGTTGCCGTTGTCGTACTCGAGCGAGCCGAGGTTGTCATACGAAGCCTCGACGCCCCACTGGATCGTCGGGGAAGCCGAGCGGAAGTAGCCGGCGCCGAACGCGAGGCCGCCGCCCCAGGACTCGTCCGGCATGACCTCCGTCGAGGACTTGGCGTATCCGAGGTTGAACTCGAGCGTGCCGACCGGGCCCGCGCTCGCCTGGGCAGCAAAGGCCACGCAGAACACCGTCGCGAGAACAAGAATCCGCTTCATGTGCTTCCCCCTCCGTTTTGGGAAAACCTGACCTCCGCCCA
The sequence above is a segment of the Candidatus Eisenbacteria bacterium genome. Coding sequences within it:
- a CDS encoding outer membrane beta-barrel protein yields the protein MKRILVLATVFCVAFAAQASAGPVGTLEFNLGYAKSSTEVMPDESWGGGLAFGAGYFRSASPTIQWGVEASYDNLGSLEYDNGNTPDNTTSGKVFRVSPEVRMNFGSMVGPNFFAQGGVGLYNVSFNMEDSVIGDLDDSSSEVGFNLGAGVGFPVGPSTRMNVSGQYHSVATEGESTNYLAFRAGIGIGL